One part of the Zerene cesonia ecotype Mississippi chromosome 2, Zerene_cesonia_1.1, whole genome shotgun sequence genome encodes these proteins:
- the LOC119835089 gene encoding uncharacterized protein LOC119835089 isoform X1, with amino-acid sequence MLTNKISVVECGYRIRLYITGFMYSVEKLMLFILNYQQENISKMNKLPDEILLMIFDYLPPRILYSIVSKVCRRWKNMVSHRVITMTNYSKILNMNKGVVAVFAPLDQISIQIQLPIEIAIKLHTMNIRELILNDNFPIGEIFMKSLHSIKTLRHLDVFALSDLHTGYLPPPQVNSIVLNNNIRPDYLINLAPYKQIKALHMYGQSHNYILSKMRLVIRLHSKHLTHLTLICHGIKDRRWKVIGQCTNLLQLHMYTCSSVTAKGVVHVMRLPKLKVLHITGCTILRPTALARGIRQLSHSLVELNLSATPFSELHIPVLVTTVPRLRRLELWSCGLTPEGVLQLAAGLAQLVDLDTDVTLSRDHLARLAEHPALKELRCVYKEPIESKLRVRSVRGAFGRRGGAARGARGAVRACGQGPAAAAFLHALAYSPADGLTLP; translated from the exons atgttgacAAACAAGATTTCGGTTGTGGAATGTGGATATAGGATTCGGTTGTATATAACTGGATTCATGTATTCTGTGGAGAAGCTAATGCTTTTCATCCTTAATTATCAACAAGAGAACATTTCAAAGATGAACAAACTACCAgacgaaatattattaatgattttcgATTATCTACCGCCTCgaatattgtattcaattgTATCAAAAGTTTGTCGAAGATGGAAAAATATGGTGTCTCACAGGGTGATAACGATGACTAACtacagtaaaatattaaatatgaacaaGGGAGTCGTGGCTGTTTTTGCTCCTCTCGATCAGATCagcattcaaattcaattaccTATTGAAATTGCGATAAAACTTCACACAATGAATATTCGAGAGCTGATACTGAATGACAATTTTCCAATAG GAGAAATATTCATGAAATCTTTGCACTCCATCAAAACCCTCCGTCACTTGGATGTTTTCGCATTGAGTGATCTTCACACGGGCTACCTTCCACCACCACAAGTCAACTCTATTGTCCTGAATAACAACATCAGACCTGATTATTTGATAAACTTAGCaccatataaacaaataaaggcTCTGCATATGTATGGCCAGAGTCATAACTACATATTAAGCAAAATGAGATTGGTCATTCGGTTACATTCCAAACATTTAACACATTTAACTCTTATATGCCATGGAATAAAAGATCGGag GTGGAAAGTAATCGGCCAGTGCACCAACCTGCTTCAACTTCACATGTATACGTGCTCGTCAGTTACAGCTAAGGGTGTAGTACACGTGATGCGGCTGCCCAAGCTGAAAGTGCTGCACATCACGGGCTGCACGATT TTGCGTCCAACTGCGCTCGCCAGGGGGATCCGCCAGCTATCCCACAGTTTAGTGGAGCTGAACCTCAGCGCCACTCCTTTCAGCGAGCTGCACATCCCAGTGCTCGTGACAACTGTGCCCCGACTGCGGAGGCTGGAGCTGTGGAGCTGTGGCCTCACACCCGAGGGCGTGCTCCAGCTGGCCGCGGGGCTGGCGCAGCTGGTGGACCTGGACACGGATGTGACGCTCAGTAGGGACCACTTGGCGCGGCTGGCGGAACATCCAGCTTTGAAAGAGCTGAGGTGTGTGTATAAGGAGCCG ATAGAGTCGAAGCTGCGGGTGCGCTCGGTGAGGGGCGCGttcgggcggcgcgggggggcggcgcggggggcgcgcgGGGCGGTGCGGGCGTGCGGGCAGGgccccgccgccgccgccttCCTGCACGCGCTCGCCTACAGCCCCGCCGACGGCCTCACGCTGCCCTGA
- the LOC119835089 gene encoding uncharacterized protein LOC119835089 isoform X3 → MKSLHSIKTLRHLDVFALSDLHTGYLPPPQVNSIVLNNNIRPDYLINLAPYKQIKALHMYGQSHNYILSKMRLVIRLHSKHLTHLTLICHGIKDRRWKVIGQCTNLLQLHMYTCSSVTAKGVVHVMRLPKLKVLHITGCTILRPTALARGIRQLSHSLVELNLSATPFSELHIPVLVTTVPRLRRLELWSCGLTPEGVLQLAAGLAQLVDLDTDVTLSRDHLARLAEHPALKELRCVYKEPIESKLRVRSVRGAFGRRGGAARGARGAVRACGQGPAAAAFLHALAYSPADGLTLP, encoded by the exons ATGAAATCTTTGCACTCCATCAAAACCCTCCGTCACTTGGATGTTTTCGCATTGAGTGATCTTCACACGGGCTACCTTCCACCACCACAAGTCAACTCTATTGTCCTGAATAACAACATCAGACCTGATTATTTGATAAACTTAGCaccatataaacaaataaaggcTCTGCATATGTATGGCCAGAGTCATAACTACATATTAAGCAAAATGAGATTGGTCATTCGGTTACATTCCAAACATTTAACACATTTAACTCTTATATGCCATGGAATAAAAGATCGGag GTGGAAAGTAATCGGCCAGTGCACCAACCTGCTTCAACTTCACATGTATACGTGCTCGTCAGTTACAGCTAAGGGTGTAGTACACGTGATGCGGCTGCCCAAGCTGAAAGTGCTGCACATCACGGGCTGCACGATT TTGCGTCCAACTGCGCTCGCCAGGGGGATCCGCCAGCTATCCCACAGTTTAGTGGAGCTGAACCTCAGCGCCACTCCTTTCAGCGAGCTGCACATCCCAGTGCTCGTGACAACTGTGCCCCGACTGCGGAGGCTGGAGCTGTGGAGCTGTGGCCTCACACCCGAGGGCGTGCTCCAGCTGGCCGCGGGGCTGGCGCAGCTGGTGGACCTGGACACGGATGTGACGCTCAGTAGGGACCACTTGGCGCGGCTGGCGGAACATCCAGCTTTGAAAGAGCTGAGGTGTGTGTATAAGGAGCCG ATAGAGTCGAAGCTGCGGGTGCGCTCGGTGAGGGGCGCGttcgggcggcgcgggggggcggcgcggggggcgcgcgGGGCGGTGCGGGCGTGCGGGCAGGgccccgccgccgccgccttCCTGCACGCGCTCGCCTACAGCCCCGCCGACGGCCTCACGCTGCCCTGA
- the LOC119835089 gene encoding uncharacterized protein LOC119835089 isoform X2, which produces MLTNKISVVECGYRIRLYITGFMYSVEKLMLFILNYQQENISKMNKLPDEILLMIFDYLPPRILYSIVSKVCRRWKNMVSHRVITMTNYSKILNMNKGVVAVFAPLDQISIQIQLPIEIAIKLHTMNIRELILNDNFPIGEIFMKSLHSIKTLRHLDVFALSDLHTGYLPPPQVNSIVLNNNIRPDYLINLAPYKQIKALHMYGQSHNYILSKMRLVIRLHSKHLTHLTLICHGIKDRRWKVIGQCTNLLQLHMYTCSSVTAKGVVHVMRLPKLKVLHITGCTILRPTALARGIRQLSHSLVELNLSATPFSELHIPVLVTTVPRLRRLELWSCGLTPEGVLQLAAGLAQLVDLDTDVTLSRDHLARLAEHPALKELRCVYKEPSRSCGCAR; this is translated from the exons atgttgacAAACAAGATTTCGGTTGTGGAATGTGGATATAGGATTCGGTTGTATATAACTGGATTCATGTATTCTGTGGAGAAGCTAATGCTTTTCATCCTTAATTATCAACAAGAGAACATTTCAAAGATGAACAAACTACCAgacgaaatattattaatgattttcgATTATCTACCGCCTCgaatattgtattcaattgTATCAAAAGTTTGTCGAAGATGGAAAAATATGGTGTCTCACAGGGTGATAACGATGACTAACtacagtaaaatattaaatatgaacaaGGGAGTCGTGGCTGTTTTTGCTCCTCTCGATCAGATCagcattcaaattcaattaccTATTGAAATTGCGATAAAACTTCACACAATGAATATTCGAGAGCTGATACTGAATGACAATTTTCCAATAG GAGAAATATTCATGAAATCTTTGCACTCCATCAAAACCCTCCGTCACTTGGATGTTTTCGCATTGAGTGATCTTCACACGGGCTACCTTCCACCACCACAAGTCAACTCTATTGTCCTGAATAACAACATCAGACCTGATTATTTGATAAACTTAGCaccatataaacaaataaaggcTCTGCATATGTATGGCCAGAGTCATAACTACATATTAAGCAAAATGAGATTGGTCATTCGGTTACATTCCAAACATTTAACACATTTAACTCTTATATGCCATGGAATAAAAGATCGGag GTGGAAAGTAATCGGCCAGTGCACCAACCTGCTTCAACTTCACATGTATACGTGCTCGTCAGTTACAGCTAAGGGTGTAGTACACGTGATGCGGCTGCCCAAGCTGAAAGTGCTGCACATCACGGGCTGCACGATT TTGCGTCCAACTGCGCTCGCCAGGGGGATCCGCCAGCTATCCCACAGTTTAGTGGAGCTGAACCTCAGCGCCACTCCTTTCAGCGAGCTGCACATCCCAGTGCTCGTGACAACTGTGCCCCGACTGCGGAGGCTGGAGCTGTGGAGCTGTGGCCTCACACCCGAGGGCGTGCTCCAGCTGGCCGCGGGGCTGGCGCAGCTGGTGGACCTGGACACGGATGTGACGCTCAGTAGGGACCACTTGGCGCGGCTGGCGGAACATCCAGCTTTGAAAGAGCTGAGGTGTGTGTATAAGGAGCCG AGTCGAAGCTGCGGGTGCGCTCGGTGA
- the LOC119835114 gene encoding alpha-ketoglutarate-dependent dioxygenase alkB homolog 7, mitochondrial — MRMITLNIFQMSKKIIRIGQFRCFCEVIQRSSDAPQKIIGDPNLIDIHPSWRQDEDEDLRKQVLRDMRVIPNFITEEEEVSLLTEVESQLKKLRYEFDHWDNAIVGYRETERKAWNERNSVTLCRVRAAAFEPSAHLLPHAHVLDLAPAGYIKPHVDAVRFCGDTIAGLCLLSDAVMRLMHELRADLALDALLQRRSLYIMSGVARYDFNHAVLSNEESKFRGAKLIKKRRVAIICREQPNKESD; from the exons atgaGGATGATAaccttaaatattttccaaatgtctaaaaaaattattagaatagGACAATTTCGATGTTTTTGTGAAGTTATACAACGTTCAAGTGATGCGccacaaaaaattattg GAGACCCAAATCTTATTGACATTCACCCTTCATGGAGGCAGGATGAAGACGAAGATCTCAGGAAGCAAGTCCTTAGAGATATGAGGGTCATTCCCAACTTCATTACTGAAGAGGAAGAGGTCTCATTGCTCACTGAAGTGGAGTCACAGCTGAAGAAACTTAGATATGAGTTTGATCATTGGGATAAT GCAATCGTAGGTTACCGCGAAACGGAACGTAAGGCGTGGAACGAGCGCAACTCCGTGACGCTGTGCCGCGTGCGCGCGGCCGCGTTCGAGCCGAGCGCGCACCTGCTGCCGCACGCACACGTGCTCGACTTGGCGCCCGCTGGCTATATCAAGCCGCACGTCGACGCCGTACGG TTCTGCGGCGACACGATAGCGGGCCTGTGCCTGCTGTCGGACGCGGTGATGCGGCTCATGCACGAGCTGCGCGCCGACCTCGCGCTCGACGCGCTGCTGCAGCGGCGCTCGCTATACATCATGAG CGGTGTTGCGAGATACGACTTCAACCACGCAGTACTGTCGAACGAAGAGAGCAAGTTCCGAGGAGCTAAGCTGATAAAAAAGCGACGTGTTGCCATCATCTGTCGAGAGCAACCCAATAAAGAGTCGGATTGA